A region from the Aegilops tauschii subsp. strangulata cultivar AL8/78 chromosome 5, Aet v6.0, whole genome shotgun sequence genome encodes:
- the LOC109784821 gene encoding protein FEZ-like, whose product MEGINDVNMDKSDEIIMPGFRFHPTDEELVSFYLKKKIQQKPISIELIRQLDIYKFDPWDLPKLASTGETDWYFYCPRDRKYRNSARPNRVTAAGFWKATGTDRPIYSSEGTRCIGLKKSLVFYRGRAARGIKTDWMMHEFRLPSLTNPSLPKRPIDKNIPLNDSWTICKIFKKTSSMAQQMALSHTWGPPLPETTEQDLFFAMQPMQASNFASQSSFCSSQVAEAPASQFISFNCNPSLELEGPTILPFQTHPSQKPEHTAPPLFNMQFGQPEQQITGFLVDSSADINVGMSSRNQDSSTMKHGNTFSMNNELDAPGRLNFPFDLGADSSDDWKCNIPWESFLSPTVPAEMPQY is encoded by the exons ATGGAGGGCATAAATGATGTCAACATGGACAAATCAGATGAGATCATCATGCCGGGGTTCCGGTTCCATCCTACCGATGAAGAGCTCGTTAGTTTCTACCTCAAGAAGAAGATCCAGCAAAAGCCTATCTCTATTGAGCTCATCAGGCAGCTGGACATCTACAAGTTTGACCCGTGGGACCTCCCAA AGCTTGCGAGCACCGGTGAGACGGACTGGTACTTCTACTGCCCAAGGGACCGGAAATATCGCAACAGCGCGAGACCAAACCGAGTCACAGCAGCTGGGTTCTGGAAAGCCACAGGGACAGACAGGCCGATCTACTCCTCCGAGGGCACCAGGTGCATAGGCCTGAAGAAGTCCCTTGTCTTCTACAGAGGCAGAGCAGCAAGAGGGATCAAAACCGATTGGATGATGCATGAGTTCAGGCTTCCTTCACTAACCAATCCATCACTTCCCAAGAGACCGATCGACAAGAACATCCCGCTCAAC GACTCTTGGACCATATGTAAGATCTTCAAGAAGACCAGTTCGATGGCACAACAAATGGCGCTGTCCCACACTTGGGGGCCTCCACTACCTGAGACAACTGAGCAAGATCTCTTCTTCGCAATGCAACCGATGCAAGCTTCAAATTTTGCTTCACAGAGCTCCTTCTGCTCATCGCAAGTTGCAGAGGCACCAGCAAGTCAGT TCATAAGCTTTAACTGCAATCCATCTCTGGAACTGGAAGGTCCCACCATCTTGCCATTCCAAACACATCCATCACAGAAGCCCGAGCACACTGCACCGCCGCTCTTCAACATGCAGTTTGGGCAGCCTGAGCAGCAGATCACTGGATTTCTGGTTGATTCTTCTGCAGATATAAATGTCGGCATGAGCAGCAGGAACCAAGATTCATCCACAATGAAGCATGGCAATACTTTCAGTATGAACAATGAGTTGGACGCTCCGGGGAGACTCAACTTCCCATTCGATTTAGGAGCAGACTCTTCAGATGACTGGAAGTGCAACATACCTTGGGAATCCTTTCTTAGCCCAACTGTCCCTGCTGAGATGCCACAGTACTAG
- the LOC109784822 gene encoding E3 ubiquitin-protein ligase WAV3-like, producing the protein MINPMETRCAVCHGDMGRGHATFTAECSHSFHLRCVHHQTACPLCFTPWRDVPGVAPARDLLFRDDEPLEPQPAAAATETTTAGGGVMSITTHCEYPAIAKDASRDGFAVLVHAKAPALAPAAAKAARAPLDLVMVLDVSGSMGGRKLALLKQAVGFVVDKLGPHDRLSLVSFSCDARRLTRLTRMSDAGRASTERTVESLAAGGGTNIKEGLREAAKVIDGRRYRNAVTGVILLSDGQDNYTLSSRFYNQDVATDYSVLVPPSLIRTGDGSSPPIHTFGFGTDHDSAAMHTIAEATGGTFAFIENEAVIQDSFAQCIGGLLSVAAQEARVAVECVCPGVRVRSIKSGRYKSRVDADGRAAAVEVGELYADEERRFLLLVDVPAAGATDDVTSLMKVSCTYRDVATGQSVDVAGEDVAVKRPVEAPEAEPDVEVERERLRVQAAEDIAAARAAAERGEHAEASEMLSRRRMALRQSPLGASGDAGCAELAAELGELSERVGDRREYDLSGRASLLCGMSAHSQQRTSVKVGRARYATPAMRKMVDLSVKTREQQQQQQQAQAQAQPSPPSRTTMPPPPPPSTATPALAKNLVRRYHRFLRLK; encoded by the coding sequence ATGATTAATCCCATGGAGACGAGGTGCGCCGTCTGTCATGGCGACATGGGCCGCGGCCACGCCACCTTCACGGCCGAGTGCTCCCACAGCTTCCACCTCCGCTGCGTCCACCACCAGACCGCCTGCCCGCTCTGCTTCACGCCGTGGCGCGACGTGCCGGGCGTGGCGCCCGCCCGGGACCTGCTCTTCCGCGACGACGAGCCGCTCGAGCCGCAGCCCGCAGCTGCCGCCACGGAGACGACGACTGCCGGCGGCGGAGTGATGTCCATCACGACGCACTGCGAATACCCTGCcatcgccaaggacgccagccgCGACGGCTTCGCGGTGCTCGTGCACGCCAAGGCTCCCGCGCTGGCTCCGGCCGCGGCGAAGGCGGCGCGCGCGCCCCTTGATCTCGTGATGGTGCTCGACGTCAGCGGGAGCATGGGCGGCCGCAAGCTGGCGCTGCTTAAGCAGGCCGTGGGCTTCGTCGTCGACAAGCTCGGCCCCCACGACCGCCTCAGCCTCGTGTCCTTCTCGTGCGACGCCCGCCGCCTCACCCGCCTCACGCGCATGTCCGACGCCGGGCGGGCCTCGACCGAGCGCACCGTGGAGTCCCTGGCCGCGGGTGGCGGGACCAACATCAAGGAGGGCCTTCGCGAGGCGGCCAAGGTGATCGACGGCCGCCGCTACAGGAACGCCGTCACCGGCGTCATcctgctctccgacggccaagacAACTACACGCTGTCTTCAAGGTTTTACAATCAAGACGTGGCCACCGACTACAGCGTGCTCGTGCCACCTTCCCTGATCCGCACGGGCGACGGGTCCTCGCCGCCGATCCACACGTTCGGCTTTGGGACCGACCACGACTCGGCGGCCATGCACACCATCGCGGAGGCCACCGGCGGCACGTTCGCCTTCATCGAGAACGAGGCCGTCATCCAGGACTCGTTCGCGCAGTGCATCGGCGGGCTTCTCTCGGTCGCCGCGCAGGAGGCGCGCGTCGCCGTCGAGTGCGTCTGCCCCGGCGTTCGCGTTCGGTCCATCAAGTCGGGGCGCTACAAGAGCCGCGTCGATGCCGACGGGCGCGCCGCCGCGGTGGAAGTCGGGGAGCTATACGCCGACGAGGAAAGGCGCTTCCTGCTGCTAGTGGACGTGCCGGCGGCCGGCGCCACGGACGACGTGACATCGCTGATGAAGGTGAGCTGCACATACCGCGACGTGGCGACCGGGCAGTCGGTGGACGTGGCAGGCGAGGATGTGGCGGTGAAGAGGCCGGTCGAGGCGCCGGAGGCAGAGCCGGACGTGGAGGTCGAGCGGGAGCGCCTCCGCGTGCAGGCCGCCGAGGACatcgcggcggcgcgggcggcggccgaGCGCGGCGAGCACGCGGAGGCGTCGGAGATGCTCAGCCGCCGGCGCATGGCGCTGAGGCAGTCGCCGCTGGGCGCGAGCGGCGACGCCGGGTGCGCGGAGCTGGCGGCGGAGCTGGGCGAGCTGAGCGAGCGCGTGGGGGACCGGAGGGAGTACGACCTGTCGGGGCGCGCGTCGTTGCTGTGCGGCATGAGCGCGCACTCGCAGCAGCGCACGTCGGTCAAAGTTGGGAGGGCGAGGTACGCGACTCCCGCCATGCGTAAGATGGTGGACCTGTCGGTGAAGACTCgtgagcagcagcagcagcagcaacaggcACAGGCACAGGCACAGCCATCGCCGCCCTCGAGGACGACGatgccgccgccaccaccaccttcGACGGCGACGCCGGCTCTCGCTAAGAACCTGGTGAGAAGGTACCACCGATTTCTACGTCTCAAGTGA
- the LOC109784834 gene encoding uncharacterized protein: MCTTESGDVLGLTIWALLSYFTVHLPGLLPATPLDRLPRVLRTHGDVALLRIPVGPKGNDYFLYSASARFSMVMPLPTCPLTDGSIGLLRCPGQDRLFLAVLHKTLARGYYAVDLLEFDHGSWTWSTRLMHAKSPQECDFGIPTKSFALPGSICWVDHVKGILICDLLDGDDEVLCFIRFPVQEEENCKL, translated from the coding sequence ATGTGCACCACCGAGAGCGGCGACGTCCTCGGCCTCACCATCTGGGCGCTCCTCTCCTACTTCACCGTCCACCTCCCCGGCCTCCTCCCTGCCACCCCGCTCGATCGTCTGCCCCGCGTCCTCCGCACCCACGGCGACGTCGCCCTCCTCCGCATCCCCGTCGGCCCGAAAGGCAACGACTACTTTCTCTACAGCGCCAGCGCCCGCTTCAGCATGGTCATGCCCCTCCCCACCTGCCCGCTCACCGACGGTTCTATCGGCCTTCTGCGCTGCCCGGGCCAAGACAGGCTCTTTCTCGCCGTTCTCCACAAGACCTTGGCCCGGGGGTACTACGCCGTCGACCTGTTGGAGTTCGACCACGGGTCGTGGACCTGGAGCACTCGTCTGATGCATGCCAAGTCGCCTCAGGAATGTGACTTTGGCATCCCGACCAAGTCCTTCGCCCTCCCGGGCTCGATCTGCTGGGTCGACCATGTGAAAGGCATCCTTATCTGTGATCTGCtagatggtgatgatgaagtcctttGTTTCATACGGTTCCCTGTGCAAGAAGAAGAGAATTGCAAGCTATGA